CCGGACAAGGGCACTGCGTCCTGGCCGCCGGGTAAGGGTAGCATAACTGCCCAGGGTGCTGCCCACCGGCCCTTCGGCCTCCCCCTCAGCATCCCCCTCTGTGGGGCCAGGGCGGCTTAGGCTGTGGGACCGGCGCTTAGGTCGAGGCGGGTCTGGGGGAGTGGCAGGGGGCCCGGCCAAGTAGGAGAAGGCCCAGGGTGCGCCAGGAGGTGGCCCTGGGGCCAGGCTAGAGGGTGAGCCCTGGGGGTACATAAAAACATAGGGTGGGGGTCCTTGGCCAGGAAGTGAGGAACAAAGCTTAGGGGGCCGCTCTGTGCCCTCTGGAAGGTTCCTCTCCTGGGGTGTGCTGGGATCTCCACCGCTGGGCTGTGGGGCAGGCTGTTCCTGTGAGTGGCCAGACCCCCGGGAGCGTGCCCCGATGCTCTCCTGGCTGGGAGAGCGGGCAGGTGGGAGGGGGAGTGGTTCAGGGCCACCCCCTGCCATGGCCGCCTGTAGCTCTGGGCTTAGTTCGCTGCCCTGGAAGGTGAGGAGCCGTGGGCCAGCCGTAGCTGGGCCTTCTCCGTTCTCCAGTCCCTCGATGGCCATCAGCTCCGGACCCTTGGCCAGCCGGCGCCCGCCTTCGCTGAGGGCCTCCCCCTGCAGCAGGCCCCGCCGAAGCTCTGCCAGCCGCTTCACCCCCAGCATGAGCTTCTTCTGATGCCCTGAGATGGGGGACGGAAGTGGCAAGGTTAGCTGGGGCTGGGGTTGTCCTGGTCACCACTGGGCCCCATACTGTCTTCTCTTGGAGACCCCGGAGGCAGGTGGGGGCCCAGCCAGGCCTCAGGACAGTCCTTACCGAGCTTGTTGACCCCAATCTCCTGCAGCTCCTCCCAGGTGAGGTCGGCCACCAGCCCCATGGAGTCGTAGCCGCTGCTCACCAGCTGCTTGTGGTACTGAGGCAGCCCCAGTGCACACAGCCACTCCAGCAGGTCCGTCTGGAAGAGCACCGTCCTCAGAACAACTCTCAGCCAGCCTCCACCCCCAGCCAGAGGGGAAAAGGCACCGCAAAGCCACAGCTGAGGGCGACAGCACGTGCCCCACTCCCCAGCCACCCTTGATGGCTCACTGGGATGTAGCTGGGCAGCCACTCGGCGATGCTGAGCTGAGCGATCTCTGAGGCGATCTTCTTCCTGTGCCCAGGCTTGGTCACCCCGATGGCCGTCAGGTCCTGCCACACAAAGTCTGGCCATCAGGCCCCTCCCCTGCCCGCTGGGCCCTCCCCTGCCCGCTGGGCACTGCCTCCCAGCTGCAGCACCCACCTCAGGTGTCATGCGGCTGATGGTAGGCACATCATAGCCGGCCTGCAGAAAGTGGGCAGTGTAGCCCTCCAGCTGGAACTCGCTTAGCCAGTTATGAATGGCCTGCGCGTCCtgcggggtgggggaagggggcagaATTAGCAGGAGCTGGACCAAGGCTCTAGCCCCCACCAGCGGCTCAGGGCCTGCCTGAGCGGGGCGTCAGTCCATGCAGAGGCTCTTGCATCTGCCCTGCCCTACCCACCCCAAGGCCCACAGTGCACCGCAATGGAGATCACACCTTCCCCTCCAGCAGCTGTTCTGGCCGCACGTCCTGGGTGAAGATCTGCTCCCCAGAGCGGCAGTTGGCCAGAGGGCGGTGGCTCAGGTTGTCttcaaggagagagaaaaatggaatggaaaggtggcAGGAGGAAGGGGTGCCCACCCTCGGCCTCCTTACTTGCACCTCTCCTAGCCAACCCAGGTCCCCTGACCCTTCCTACCTGCCAGGGACGGTGGGTGGAGTCCTGGCAGCACCTGGTCCTCTCCGGCAGAGGGCAGTGGCTGGAGACAGGGCAGGAGCCAACTCAGCATTTGGGGAACTGGCAGTGGGGAATGAGCCCTGCCCTGGTCCGTGACCCCATCATCCTACCTGGGCGTTCTCAATCAGGAGGCCAGGGCCATGGCCGTTAGTGCCCTCAGAGCTCTGCCCGCTGCCGGCACTGCGGATGCTGCCCACACTGCCCTCACTGCCCACGCTATTCCTGTCACCTGCTATGGGGGGCAGAAGCCAAGGGGTCAGAGTCCCAAGGGACGCTCTGACAGCTGTCTGGCAGCTTGCCCAGGCCACACGCCCACACAGTGCCCAGCACTGCCCCCTGGGAGGATGTACCTGGGCTGTCTGGGCTGAGGCCCACCCGAGGAAGCTGGCTGTAGGTAAGAGGGTGTGGGGGTTCTTCAGCAGGAGGCTGCAGTGTCCGGGAGAAGCCTGGGCGCAGGGGGGTGGGTGCGGAGGGGAGGCGGGCTGCAGGGACGCCCACCCGCTTGCTGACCACCTCGACGATGCCGGGGGGGAAGTAGCCTATGCGGTCTGTGCCCCTCTGGCTCTCGTGGATTTGGCCCTTCCAGCGGCCGTCGGGATGCTGTTCTAGCACCTGCGGCCAGGGGTGGGGGACGGGGACGGTCACCCCCAGCACCAGGCAAGTGGCAAACAGTTGTCCCTGCAGCTGCGGTCCGGCAACCCTGATCCAGCTCTTCCCCTACCCCTGAGGAGCTGGCCTCTGATGCCCACACTGGCCCAAGTTCCACCCCTGCTGCCAGCAGCCAGCTCAATCTCCCCTGTGCCTCCAGGGCGAGCCCCAGTGGCAGCCTGTGGTCAAATCACAGCTCCactacttgctagctgtgtgaccttgggcaagtcactttaatttctcttgattttattttgtttaattctcaACTTTGTCATCTGTAAAGAAGAAATGCTAACGGCACTGCCTTCCCTGGCTTTAGGAAGAATTAAATGAGGGTGCATATGGAGACCTCAGAGCAGAACCTGGTAACATAGCAGGTGCCCAAATAAGTAACAGCAATCATTTGTATTTGCAAAGGAATGCCTGCTTGGGGTCCCTCACCGTGATGACATCCCCTGCCCGGACATTGAGAGCAGTGGGATCGTGGAGGTTCCAGAAATCCTTGAGCGCTCGGACCTTCAGGATCCCTGAGGCCTCTAAGAGAATGGGGTGGGGGACAGGTGTCATCTAAGGGTCTTTAGGGCATCTTCCCAATCCTCATCCCCTTGACAACCCTCCCCCAGGGACGTCCACTCCTCCTCCACATCCTGGTACCACTTGAGCGGCTCCAGGCCCCCACGGGCAGGGTATCCTCCCCCGCACTCACCCCGCAGTAGCTGCTTGATTTCCCGGCTGGCCTGGGAGGTGGTGAACTGATTCACTATGTCCAGCGCCGTCTGGTTATACGTATTCCGGATGTTCACGTCCACACCTCCCTGGGTGCACAGTGTCACATGAGTACACGCTAGGCACTTTGACACCTCACCCGATTCTCTCAGCTACCCGGGACATAGGTACTATTACCATTTtcagattttacagatgaggaaatagaagctCAGGGACTCAAGTCAAGGACAAGCTCAAGTTCACTCAGCTAGTAAGAGTCAGATCTGGGGTCCCAATCAGGTTGGTCTGCCCCCGACCCATCTGCACCGCCTCGGCACCATTCAGAAGGAAGTCAGGCCTCTTCCCTGACGCCCATGCAAAAACCACGCTGGAGTCCTCCGTCCCGTACCTCCCCAGCCAGTCAGGGCACAGGGCAGAGGCTCCATGGACACCTGCGAGGGAGCAGGCGCCCATACCCACCTCCAGAAGCAGCCGTACCACCTCGG
This Nomascus leucogenys isolate Asia chromosome 14, Asia_NLE_v1, whole genome shotgun sequence DNA region includes the following protein-coding sequences:
- the CASKIN2 gene encoding caskin-2 isoform X1, translating into MGREQDLILAVKNGDVTGVQKLVAKVKATKTKLLGSTKRLNVNYQDADGFSALHHAALGGSLELIALLLEAQATVDIKDSNGMRPLHYAAWQGRLEPVRLLLRASAAVNAASLDGQIPLHLAAQYGHYEVSEMLLQHQSNPCLVNKAKKTPLDLACEFGRLKVAQLLLNSHLCVALLEGEAKDPCDPNYTTPLHLAAKNGHREVIRQLLRAGIEINRQTKTGTALHEAALYGKTEVVRLLLEGGVDVNIRNTYNQTALDIVNQFTTSQASREIKQLLREASGILKVRALKDFWNLHDPTALNVRAGDVITVLEQHPDGRWKGQIHESQRGTDRIGYFPPGIVEVVSKRVGVPAARLPSAPTPLRPGFSRTLQPPAEEPPHPLTYSQLPRVGLSPDSPAGDRNSVGSEGSVGSIRSAGSGQSSEGTNGHGPGLLIENAQPLPSAGEDQVLPGLHPPSLADNLSHRPLANCRSGEQIFTQDVRPEQLLEGKDAQAIHNWLSEFQLEGYTAHFLQAGYDVPTISRMTPEDLTAIGVTKPGHRKKIASEIAQLSIAEWLPSYIPTDLLEWLCALGLPQYHKQLVSSGYDSMGLVADLTWEELQEIGVNKLGHQKKLMLGVKRLAELRRGLLQGEALSEGGRRLAKGPELMAIEGLENGEGPATAGPRLLTFQGSELSPELQAAMAGGGPEPLPLPPARSPSQESIGARSRGSGHSQEQPAPQPSGGDPSTPQERNLPEGTERPPKLCSSLPGQGPPPYVFMYPQGSPSSLAPGPPPGAPWAFSYLAGPPATPPDPPRPKRRSHSLSRPGPTEGDAEGEAEGPVGSTLGSYATLTRRPGRSALVRTSPSVTPTPARGTPRSQSFALRARRKGPPPPPPKRLSSVSGPSPEPPPLDGSPGPKEGATGPRRRTLSEPAGPSEPPGPPAPAGPASDTEEEEPGPEGTPPSRGSSGEGLPFAEEGNLTIKQRPKPAGPPARETPVPPGLDFNLTESDTVKRRPKCREREPLQTALLAFGVAGATPDPAAPLPSPTLGVSPSASSLPQPEPSSLPAQGVPTPLAPSPAMQPPVPPCPGPGLESSAASRWNAETEPPAAPAALLKVPGAGTASKPVSVACTQLAFSGPKLAPRLGPRPVPPPRPESTGTVGPGQAQQRLEQTSSSLAAALRAAEKSIGTKEQEGAPSASTKHILDDISTMFDALADQLDAMLD
- the CASKIN2 gene encoding caskin-2 isoform X3 — its product is MGQVLSCTPRELLGSTKRLNVNYQDADGFSALHHAALGGSLELIALLLEAQATVDIKDSNGMRPLHYAAWQGRLEPVRLLLRASAAVNAASLDGQIPLHLAAQYGHYEVSEMLLQHQSNPCLVNKAKKTPLDLACEFGRLKVAQLLLNSHLCVALLEGEAKDPCDPNYTTPLHLAAKNGHREVIRQLLRAGIEINRQTKTGTALHEAALYGKTEVVRLLLEGGVDVNIRNTYNQTALDIVNQFTTSQASREIKQLLREASGILKVRALKDFWNLHDPTALNVRAGDVITVLEQHPDGRWKGQIHESQRGTDRIGYFPPGIVEVVSKRVGVPAARLPSAPTPLRPGFSRTLQPPAEEPPHPLTYSQLPRVGLSPDSPAGDRNSVGSEGSVGSIRSAGSGQSSEGTNGHGPGLLIENAQPLPSAGEDQVLPGLHPPSLADNLSHRPLANCRSGEQIFTQDVRPEQLLEGKDAQAIHNWLSEFQLEGYTAHFLQAGYDVPTISRMTPEDLTAIGVTKPGHRKKIASEIAQLSIAEWLPSYIPTDLLEWLCALGLPQYHKQLVSSGYDSMGLVADLTWEELQEIGVNKLGHQKKLMLGVKRLAELRRGLLQGEALSEGGRRLAKGPELMAIEGLENGEGPATAGPRLLTFQGSELSPELQAAMAGGGPEPLPLPPARSPSQESIGARSRGSGHSQEQPAPQPSGGDPSTPQERNLPEGTERPPKLCSSLPGQGPPPYVFMYPQGSPSSLAPGPPPGAPWAFSYLAGPPATPPDPPRPKRRSHSLSRPGPTEGDAEGEAEGPVGSTLGSYATLTRRPGRSALVRTSPSVTPTPARGTPRSQSFALRARRKGPPPPPPKRLSSVSGPSPEPPPLDGSPGPKEGATGPRRRTLSEPAGPSEPPGPPAPAGPASDTEEEEPGPEGTPPSRGSSGEGLPFAEEGNLTIKQRPKPAGPPARETPVPPGLDFNLTESDTVKRRPKCREREPLQTALLAFGVAGATPDPAAPLPSPTLGVSPSASSLPQPEPSSLPAQGVPTPLAPSPAMQPPVPPCPGPGLESSAASRWNAETEPPAAPAALLKVPGAGTASKPVSVACTQLAFSGPKLAPRLGPRPVPPPRPESTGTVGPGQAQQRLEQTSSSLAAALRAAEKSIGTKEQEGAPSASTKHILDDISTMFDALADQLDAMLD
- the CASKIN2 gene encoding caskin-2 isoform X2, whose product is MGREQDLILAVKNGDVTGVQKLVAKVKATKTKLLGSTKRLNVNYQDADGFSALHHAALGGSLELIALLLEAQATVDIKDSNGMRPLHYAAWQGRLEPVRLLLRASAAVNAASLDGQIPLHLAAQYGHYEVSEMLLQHQSNPCLVNKAKKTPLDLACEFGRLKVAQLLLNSHLCVALLEGEAKDPCDPNYTTPLHLAAKNGHREVIRQLLRAGIEINRQTKTGTALHEAALYGKTEVVRLLLEGGVDVNIRNTYNQTALDIVNQFTTSQASREIKQLLREASGILKVRALKDFWNLHDPTALNVRAGDVITVLEQHPDGRWKGQIHESQRGTDRIGYFPPGIVEVVSKRVGVPAARLPSAPTPLRPGFSRTLQPPAEEPPHPLTYSQLPRVGLSPDSPGDRNSVGSEGSVGSIRSAGSGQSSEGTNGHGPGLLIENAQPLPSAGEDQVLPGLHPPSLADNLSHRPLANCRSGEQIFTQDVRPEQLLEGKDAQAIHNWLSEFQLEGYTAHFLQAGYDVPTISRMTPEDLTAIGVTKPGHRKKIASEIAQLSIAEWLPSYIPTDLLEWLCALGLPQYHKQLVSSGYDSMGLVADLTWEELQEIGVNKLGHQKKLMLGVKRLAELRRGLLQGEALSEGGRRLAKGPELMAIEGLENGEGPATAGPRLLTFQGSELSPELQAAMAGGGPEPLPLPPARSPSQESIGARSRGSGHSQEQPAPQPSGGDPSTPQERNLPEGTERPPKLCSSLPGQGPPPYVFMYPQGSPSSLAPGPPPGAPWAFSYLAGPPATPPDPPRPKRRSHSLSRPGPTEGDAEGEAEGPVGSTLGSYATLTRRPGRSALVRTSPSVTPTPARGTPRSQSFALRARRKGPPPPPPKRLSSVSGPSPEPPPLDGSPGPKEGATGPRRRTLSEPAGPSEPPGPPAPAGPASDTEEEEPGPEGTPPSRGSSGEGLPFAEEGNLTIKQRPKPAGPPARETPVPPGLDFNLTESDTVKRRPKCREREPLQTALLAFGVAGATPDPAAPLPSPTLGVSPSASSLPQPEPSSLPAQGVPTPLAPSPAMQPPVPPCPGPGLESSAASRWNAETEPPAAPAALLKVPGAGTASKPVSVACTQLAFSGPKLAPRLGPRPVPPPRPESTGTVGPGQAQQRLEQTSSSLAAALRAAEKSIGTKEQEGAPSASTKHILDDISTMFDALADQLDAMLD